The following are encoded together in the Vigna unguiculata cultivar IT97K-499-35 chromosome 2, ASM411807v1, whole genome shotgun sequence genome:
- the LOC114170571 gene encoding UPF0481 protein At3g47200-like, translated as MVAVFNKELLSWYLITLKLKETLESGIPSSPNSGNRSTEFPQQQQQEEEDKFQQEPTESLQVVISGEDGEKSREEPNSPGSEWVVMIKEKLEQAGQDDVASSWSKLSIYRIPHYLRDSTGEDKAFAPQIVSIGPYHHGKKRLRPMDRHKWRSLNHVFKRTKHDIRIYLDSMKEIEERARSCYEGSISLSSNEFVEMLVLDGCFVLELFRGATEGFKQLGYSRNDPVFAMRGSMHSIQRDMIMLENQLPLFVLDRLLGIQLGNPDLKGLVTALALRFFDPLMPTDEPMTESDRNKLELSLGSAITFDPLSDQEGLHCLEVFRRSLLRAGPQPVPRIWIRRRSNAQRVADKRRQQLIHCVTELKEAGIKFKKRKTDRFWDIKFKDGILRIPRLLIHDGTKSLFLNLIAFEQCHLDCRNDITSYIIFMDNLINSPEDVGYLHYRGIIEHWLGSDAEVADLFNRLCQEVVFDINNSYLSPLSEDVNRYYNHRWNTWCASLRHNYFSNPWAIISLVAAVVLLLLTLAQTYYSIYGYYRPAR; from the coding sequence ATGGTGGCTGTATTCAACAAAGAGCTCTTGAGCTGGTATCTCATCACTCTAAAACTCAAAGAAACCTTGGAATCCGGGATTCCATCTTCACCTAATTCAGGGAACCGATCAACAGAGTTTCCCCAGCAGCAGCAGCAGGAGGAGGAGGACAAATTTCAGCAGGAACCTACAGAATCATTGCAAGTTGTGATCAGTGGTGAAGATGGTGAAAAATCACGAGAGGAACCAAACTCACCAGGATCTGAATGGGTGGTGATGATCAAGGAAAAACTAGAGCAGGCAGGTCAAGATGATGTGGCAAGTTCATGGTCCAAACTATCAATCTACAGAATCCCCCATTACCTTAGAGACAGTACTGGTGAGGATAAAGCTTTTGCTCCGCAGATTGTGTCTATAGGTCCTTACCATCATGGCAAGAAGCGCCTTCGCCCGATGGATCGCCATAAATGGCGTTCCCTTAACCATGTGTTTAAGCGTACCAAGCATGACATTAGGATATACCTCGATTCCATGAAGGAGATAGAAGAAAGAGCTCGCTCCTGTTATGAAGGATCAATTAGTTTAAGCAGCAATGAGTTCGTGGAAATGCTTGTCCTTGATGGCTGTTTTGTGCTGGAGCTATTCAGAGGAGCCACAGAAGGGTTCAAGCAACTTGGATATTCCAGGAATGATCCTGTTTTCGCAATGCGTGGATCAATGCACTCCATTCAGAGGGATATGATCATGCTGGAAAACCAGCTTCCACTCTTTGTACTGGACAGACTTCTGGGAATTCAATTGGGAAACCCAGACTTGAAAGGACTTGTTACAGCTCTAGCACTCAGGTTCTTCGACCCTTTGATGCCGACGGATGAACCAATGACAGAAAGTGACAGAAACAAATTGGAATTATCACTTGGAAGCGCTATTACCTTTGACCCTTTATCCGATCAAGAAGGTCTTCACTGCTTGGAAGTGTTCAGGAGAAGTCTTTTGCGCGCAGGACCTCAACCAGTGCCTAGAATATGGATCAGACGCAGGTCAAATGCTCAAAGAGTGGCTGATAAACGGAGGCAGCAACTGATACACTGTGTCACAGAGCTTAAAGAGGCTGGAATCAAGTTCAAGAAGAGGAAGACTGATCGCTTCTGGGACATCAAATTTAAGGATGGTATTCTGAGAATACCTCGGCTCTTGATCCATGATGGCACCAAGTCTTTGTTCCTCAATCTCATTGCCTTTGAGCAGTGTCATCTTGATTGCAGAAATGACATCACATCCTATATTATCTTCATGGACAACTTGATTAACTCCCCAGAGGATGTGGGATATCTTCATTACCGTGGCATAATTGAGCACTGGCTTGGTAGTGATGCTGAAGTTGCAGACCTTTTCAACCGCTTATGCCAAGAGGTTGTGTTTGACATCAATAACAGTTACCTTTCCCCATTGTCTGAGGATGTGAATCGGTATTACAACCATAGATGGAACACTTGGTGTGCAAGCTTGAGACACAATTACTTCAGTAATCCTTGGGCCATTATATCTTTGGTTGCAGCTGTTGTTTTGTTGCTGCTTACTCTTGCACAAACCTACTACAGTATTTATGGATATTACAGACCAGCCAGGTAA
- the LOC114173711 gene encoding probable beta-1,4-xylosyltransferase IRX14 — MKLSALQQSYLTRRANSFRGSAQLDSSGDGAVKSPATIFWLVIHGLCCLISLVLGFRFSRLVFFFLFSTSLYTAPFRGGADIAAPLNVPPAANRTAAVSTASRVVVGRHGIRIRPWPHPDPVEVMKAHRIIERVQREQRSLFGVKNPRTVIAVTPTYVRTFQTLHLTGVMHALMLVPYDLVWIVVEAGGVTNETASIIAKSGLRTIHVGVSQRMPNSWDGRHKLESRMRLHALRVVRKEKLDGVVVFADDSNMHSMELFDEAQNVKWIGAVSVGILLHSDDSSSMVQTEEEGAVMPVQGPACNATDKLVGWHTFNSLRYTGRSAVYIDDKAPVLPTKLEWSGFVLNSRLVWKDVDDKPEWVKDLDELDGVDEGIESPLSLLKTTSVVEPLGNCGRQVLLWWLRVEARTDSKFPSQWIIDPPLDITIPSKRTPWPDTPPELPSNNEKVLIGGQEQINKPSTRTKSPRSRRSRSKRKHESKVIGVQVSTHSEQN, encoded by the exons ATGAAGCTCTCGGCGTTGCAGCAGAGTTACCTCACGCGCCGGGCCAACAGCTTCAGAGGATCCGCGCAGCTGGATTCGTCCGGCGACGGCGCGGTGAAGTCGCCGGCGACGATTTTCTGGCTGGTAATCCACGGTCTCTGCTGCCTCATCAGTCTCGTCCTTGGCTTCCGCTTCTCCCGCCTGGTCTTCTTCTTCCTGTTCTCCACCAGCCTCTACACCGCTCCGTTCCGTGGCGGAGCGGATATCGCGGCGCCGCTGAACGTTCCTCCGGCGGCGAACAGAACGGCGGCGGTGAGCACCGCGAGCCGCGTGGTGGTCGGGCGGCACGGGATCCGAATCCGGCCGTGGCCTCACCCGGATCCCGTGGAGGTGATGAAGGCGCACCGCATAATCGAGAGGGTGCAGAGGGAGCAGAGGTCTCTGTTCGGAGTGAAGAACCCTAGGACGGTGATCGCGGTGACGCCAACTTATGTTCGCACGTTCCAGACGCTGCACTTGACCGGTGTGATGCACGCGCTGATGCTGGTGCCGTACGATCTGGTGTGGATCGTGGTGGAGGCTGGCGGAGTCACCAACGAAACCGCTTCGATTATTGCCAAGTCCGGCCTCAGAACAATCCACGTTGGCGTTTCTCAGCGAATGCCGAATTCGTGGGATGGAAGGCATAAACTCGAGTCTCGGATGCGACTTCATGCTTTGAG AGTTGTGAGAAAAGAGAAGCTGGATGGAGTTGTGGTGTTTGCTGATGATAGTAATATGCACAGTATGGAGTTGTTTGATGAAGCACAAAATGTGAAATGGATTGGAGCTGTTTCGGTTGGAATACTGCTTCATTCGGATGATTCTTCATCCATGGTTCAAACGGAGGAGGAAGGTGCGGTTATGCCTGTGCAGGGCCCTGCTTGTAATGCCACCGATAAGTTGGTTGGGTGGCACACCTTCAATTCACTGCGTTATACAGGGAGGAGTGCCGTTTATATTGATGATAAGGCACCTGTTCTGCCCACAAAGCTCGAGTGGTCTGGGTTTGTGTTGAATTCAAGGTTGGTTTGGAAGGATGTTGATGATAAGCCAGAGTGGGTTAAGGATCTTGATGAATTGGATGGGGTTGATGAAGGGATAGAGAGTCCACTCTCCTTGCTCAAGACCACCTCTGTGGTAGAGCCGCTTGGGAACTGTGGACGTCAAGTTTTGCTTTGGTGGCTACGGGTTGAAGCCCGCACAGACAGCAAATTTCCTTCACA ATGGATCATTGACCCTCCTTTGGACATCACTATTCCATCAAAACGCACTCCATGGCCAGATACTCCTCCTGAGCTGCCATCTAATAATGAGAAAGTGTTAATTGGTGGCCAAGAGCAGATAAACAAGCCCTCTACAAGGACTAAAAGTCCTAGATCCCGGCGCAGTAGAAGTAAGAGAAAGCATGAGAGCAAAGTGATAGGTGTGCAAGTGTCTACACATTCGGAGCAAAACTAA
- the LOC114167910 gene encoding protein RER1A-like, whose translation MDVGVADDHSPEATISRWKFAMSRQYQHMLDKTTPHVLRRWIGCLVVAAVYVLRVYLVQGFYIVSYALGIYILNLLIGFLSPQVDPEIHDGPTLPTRGSDEFRPFVRRLPEFKFWYSITKAFCIAFVMTFFSAFDVPVFWPILLFYWVVLFTLTMRRQISHMIKYKYVPFSFGKQRYDGKRTPTDSTSPTTAD comes from the exons ATGGACGTAGGAGTCGCCGACGATCATTCCCCGGAAGCCACAATATCGCGGTGGAAATTTGCGATGTCGCGGCAGTACCAGCACATGCTCGACAAAACGACGCCGCACGTCCTCCGCCGCTGGATCGGGTGTCTGGTGGTGGCTGCCGTCTACGTCCTCCGCGTGTACTTGGTCCAAGGCTTTTACATCGTCTCCTACGCCCTTGGCATTTACATCCTCAACCTCCTCATCGGCTTCCTCTCCCCTCAGGTCGATCCCGAGATTCACGACGGCCCCACCCTCCCCACCCGAGGATCCGATGAGTTCCGCCCCTTCGTTCGCCGCCTCCCAGAGTTCAAGTTCTG GTACTCGATCACAAAGGCGTTTTGCATTGCATTTGTGATGACTTTCTTTAGTGCCTTTGATGTTCCAGTATTCTGGCCGATACTCCTTTTCTACTGGGTGGTCCTATTCACACTTACAATGAGGAGACAGATATCACACATgatcaaatataaatatgttccATTCTCATTTGGGAAACAG CGCTATGATGGAAAGAGAACACCAACAGATAGCACAAGCCCAACAACCGCGGACTGA